The Quercus lobata isolate SW786 chromosome 9, ValleyOak3.0 Primary Assembly, whole genome shotgun sequence region gatttgaattttgtagTTCCGGGAAATGCCAGATAGCACACTGGCGACAAGGTCACAAGGATGAATGTCGTCCTCCTAGTGTTGCTGATCGTGATGGAATCGATGGCGGTGGTCTTGAGAGTGAAGGCGGGCAGCATGCGAATCCAATCAAAACGTTTCCTGAGGAACCTGCTCTGTACGATTCTGGGTGCTCTGACGAATCTCCATCTGAGAAGGTTGATGGTGTTAAAGTGGAGTTTGTTCGAGATGGTAAAGGGACTGATTCTTTTTCCGAAGCATCTGGTGACTCGTTTTCTGGATTTTCTGGTTCCACCACCAGTGGTGAAGTATCTGACGATGCTTCTGTGGGTGAAAGTTCGAATGAGTCCGGGGGATCGGATGTAAATGTGCCTGTTGATAATCCCCTCGATGTGCTTGAGACTACTGGTGTTGACAACATGAACCAAGTCAAGAAGTTATCTCCAAAGTTTGCTAGTTTAGTTGATTCTGCAGGTGTTCATAGTAAATCAAGTAAACTAGATAAGATCAAACCTGATTGTAGTGAAGGAGAGAGTCAGAGTGTGTCAACTAGTAGTTCAGGTTTGGGGAATAGTCACTCACAAGGGGGTTCAAATGCTGAAAATTGTGCTGTGTCTTCTGATTTTTGGGGTAGAACTCTTGAATCCATTGGGTCAACAAGTGATTCCCCAGATAATACTGCTCTGTCCAATTCTGATGGATCCAGCAAGAGTAAATTATCTGATTCTGGATCTGCCTTAcatttttcattcaatttttctgAAAGCACTTCTCCTTTGCATTCACAAGGTGCTGAGATAAAAGGTACCGTATCAGATGATGCTCTTAAAGGTGCTTCGAGGATTCCTAAGCGTGTTGACAGAGCAGCTTTATCAGAAAACATTAGTGTTCATTCTCCAAAGGGCCAGAACTCTGTATCCTTGAACAGTGAAGGGTCTAGTCGTACAGATAATGGCACTAGCAGTGATTCACATACGTTGAAGTCCAGAGAAGTTAAGTCTATGTCATCATCCTCTTCGTATGTTCATCGATCTCCAAGTAATCCAAGAGATTCAATGGGTACAGGTGATGCATATGCCAGTAACATGCCATCCTCAATCTCTGCAAGGTCAAAGCATGTTGTTAATGACCTTGTCAGTAATTCACACCCTTTGAAGTCTAGAGAAGTTGGATCTTTTTCATCTAGTGCTTTTGATGCTCGTTTAGCTTCTTGTTCTGAAGGGCATTCAGTTCCAGTTAAATATGGAAAGGTTGATGGTGTTCAGGCTAGTGCTTCTATACCCTCCCAGGTTACAAATTCTTCTCCAAATTCTAGGAGTGGCTTGAAATCATCTGTGCAGAAGGTAGTTAATCAGTTCAGTGGATCTAAATTGTCGAAGCACTATCCATTAAAGGATGAATGTGAGGTTACTAAGAGATACTCTGAAAAGGTTTTGCTTCAACTTGTGTTCTTTGCATCTATAGAATTAAACTCTGGGATgcaatagaatttctattttgactatgtgtttgttttttcagGAGCTCtttccatataaattgtttgtCAAGCTCTATCATTGCAACAAGGTGGAGTTGAGCCCTTGTGGCCTTTTTAATTGTGGAAACAGGTAATGTAGAATGGTCATTTTTTTATAGGAAGCATGTATTAGTTGTATGTTTCTGGTAAGTTCTTCATGAAATCTTGTTGCTGTTTGCTTTCAACTTCTTTAATAGCATGATACAGGAAATACAGCAgttatttttatgattgatTTCAATACATTGTTTTATCTTCTCTTGGTCCATAATGTATTATTGTTGTCAATTTGTATGCCCTAATGTGTTGTTACACGAGCGCGTGCatgcgtgcacacacacacattatcATATTAtgtatatttgtaaaattgtaaTGCTCAATGACAGCCATTTATCTTCCAACCATATATGgtgaatttataatttttatttgttttatgcCATTTATTCTGATGGCATTATTATCTTAACCTTTGAATGtgctatatttttatttatatatctcACATGTTAAGAACTTTTGCCGATACATTATTGATGACATTACAATAGCACTTGTTATCATGCCCTCATAGATTGAAGAAACATTCACCTAGACAGCACATTGATTTCATTAGTCAATGTGTAAGGCGTGATCATAGTATTGCTAAATTGCTCTGGTTCAATGCATGCGTGTTTTTTTGCATGTGCACAGAGATACACTACTTTTTGCTGGATACTGCTTTTATAATGGTCTATATGCAGGCATGCCTATGTGTTCCTGTGTCAGCACTTGAGGCATATGCCTGTGTTTAAGCATCTTATAAATTTGCTATGGGGTGTGGTGAGATATCAATTGAATTGCAACTTgctttatgttttaattttgtctcaattcattttaattttgtgtaatGAGATTATGTTATTGTGTGGAGGGGAGTTATGCTATTTCTCCATTGTCCATAGCTGAATATGGAGTTTATTTTGCAGATGTTGAAATCTTGACCTTCTGCTCTTATGTTATTACCTTTTTTACAAGGAATTTTCTTATGCTGCTTTAACATATATTCATAATTCATattcttccctttttccttgCAGCTGTTATGCTAATGCAGTGCTCCAGTGCTTAGCTTTCACTCCTCCTTTGCATGCTTATTTTCTGCAAGGGCTTCATTCGAAAGCATGTATGTTTATGATCATGGTCTCCATCATGtatccattaaattttttactatttatatattatcCTTAGTAGCTTTTGTGTAAAATGAAgataattcatttatttattttaaattctttctATTTCAGGTGTAAAGAAAGAATGGTGTTTCACCTGTGAGTTGGAAAGTTTGGTTTTGAAGGCAAAAGAAGGGAGCTCTCCACTATCTCCTATTAAGATACTTTCACAACTACAAAATATTGGAAGTCAGCTTGGTAATGGGAGAGAAGAGGATGCACATGAGTTCCTACGGTGTGCTTTCTAAATTCTGGCTTTCATAAACTAGTTTATGCCTTGCTATGTTTCTACAGATCAGCTGTCAAAGAGTAATGTATGGGTTAACTGACAATTTAAAATAACAGGTATGCTATTGATACAATGCAATCTGTCTGCCTTAAGGAAGCTGGGTTAAAGGCATCAGGCTCTTCGGAAGAAGAAACCACTTTAATGGGCCTTACATTTGGAGGCTATCTCCGTTCGAAGGTATTGTATTGTCTTTATGAGAATTAATGCTATTCAAAATGCTAGTTGTCCTACCAATGCACtgtatttttgtcttttaattggAGCATTTTTAACTGTTTTAAATCCATTCTAATTGGCAACCTGTGATAACATTTCTTCTGGGATGTCAGTAATGCATATAAATTTGATACTGTTGTCTGCAGATTAAATGTACAAAGTGCCAAGGCAAGTCTGAGCGCCACGAAAGGATGATGGACCTTACTGTTGAGATTGAAGGAGATATAGGAACCCTGGAAGAGGCCCTTAAACAATTTACGGCAACTGAGACTTTGGATGGTGAAAACAAGTACCAGTGTAGCAGGTTGGATTACTGTGTTTTATAAAGCTCTTGAGAGCATATTTTGGTGTTATAATCTGGAATTCTTTTGCTGCAGCAGTAgttgattgatatttttttaacctaAATGCTCTAGCTCAATTAGGTTTTAACAAATGAGCCTTTTGGCAATACATTGGAGAGTGTGTCATCCTATGCTTCAGTGACGCTAAAAAGGCAAAACTAATCAATCAGTTTTCCTTTCACAAAATCAAGTCTGGTTGATGTGTGGATTTTGAGGTTGAGCCTTTTAAGTAATCTGTTATCAGTCATTTATTAAATTCTGCCATATCAGCCTTAAACTGTAAAAAACTTTCTTATGGTACAAGTTTTCTCTTTTAGTATGGTTTTATCATACAAGGATTTCCATTGCATATTCTTGTAACaaatatctatattttatgtttactTTCGTTTCTCTATATATGTGGCAATGGTTGACTTCAACAGAATATGTGCACTGAAAGTCTGAAACTGTAACTATTGGTCTGAAGTAGATCTGTTTAACCACAGTTTGAACAATCAGAAAAAAGTAGACATAAATCTCACAGGGTGATTGATAGATAGTGGTTGATCAGGTGTCTTCTAGAGATCAGCGTTTAGTCATTGGTTTGGGGAAGCACTATTGTCATTTTAATAAGTGACAAACATATGATtcgtttattttaattttaacatgttaaaacttttttttttcttttccatgatATTCTTTTTGAAAGGGTTGGTTGGAGAGGGGTGCAGGTGAGCTTGTATGTGAAATTTATGAcccattttttaatttacatgACATCATATTTTCTTGTATTGGCTTATGATGAAGCAATATCATTTCTTACCTGCCTctggatttttattttgattttatttattgtctATAATTAGTAGTTTCCTTTATGCAATTTCTCTATTTTCCTTGGAAGCATTAGCTTAACAAGTGGTGATACACTTTTTGTAATaatatacaattattttttaatcagaTGTAAATCTTATGAGAGGGCCAAGAAGAAACTGACAATAATGGAGGCTCCAAATGTTCTTACAATAGCACTAAAGCGATTTCAGGTATTCTTTTGACATTTTCATCAAGGATGTTATTTTGCTTTATGTTGTTATAAGTTCATATTATATTACTTACAAATGTTGGTATTACAGTCAGGTAAATTTGGGAAACTCAATAAGCCAATTCGGTTTCCAGAGATCCTGGACTTGGCACCATTTTGTAGTGGAACCAGTGATACGTCACCTATATATAGGCTTTATGGAGTGGTGGTACACTTGGACATCATGAATGCGTCTTTTTCGGGTCATTATGTGTGCTATGTTAAGAACAGCCAAAATAAGTGGTTCAAGATTGATGACAGCTCTGtaagttttcaaatttgataCTGCACTTCTTAAGCCAGTTTCATATGCCAAATTCACACTTTTATCTCTACTTATCCATATTAAGCATTGGATGTGTTGAATTTTACTTGAGGTCTCCTGACTCGTCTCCTCCAATGGAAAGTTCTTTTTTTGacatttaattgtttttaggcAAGCTGCTTAGTTCAAGGCACCTTTAATCTtcatcttattattattatttaagtatTGTTGTTTTTGGGTGAGGGTGACTATGGAGCTACACTCCATTGCTTGTGATTTCTAGACTGATGTTCTACTGTGATTTGTTGGtgaaaaagttgtgttttacCTGCATCTGTGAAGATTGaaggaaaattagaaaacttgtTAGAGAAAATGTGGTGTATTTTTATGAATTGGATATGCATGAAGGatcttttggtgttttggatctTCGAGTCAATTTTTGGACCCTTGTAGAAACTACGAATCCCAATAATGGGCCTGCATCTAGTGTTTTATATCctcttgttttcttgttttatatatactttGTCCTACTGAAACattgaattacaaaattttaatcattgTGCCGGTCATGGGTAGGTAACTGCTGTTGAACTTGAAAGGGTCTTGACAAAAGGGGCATACCTGCTGCTATATGCCAGGTAATAGATCTCAGGAGCTgaactcactctctctctctgagtatGAAATTAAGATTTCCATAGTTTATTGCATGGGTATTTGACTAATTAACTACCTTACAGGTGCTCACCAAGGGCCCCACGGTTGATAAGGAAGAGAATATTATCTTCAGATGCCAAAATTAAAGTCATACCATCCTGGTTCAATGGGAAGAATACATCCATACCAAGGTCCCTGTCCACACATCCAAGTGTTGCCCCAAATTTTTCTGGTTCAAATTCTCGAGATGGTTCCACCGGCTTTGTATCTTTCTACACAAGGTACTGCCAGTTACAAAGGATACTAGAAGAGGACTCATCAAGTGACAATTCATCCCTGCTCAGCCACAACTCTGATGAAGGTTCCTGCAGCACTGATAGCACCCGCGATTCTGCCAGCACTGATGACTTTCCTGACTGCATATTTGGTGATTCAGGACATGGTTGGAACAGCCCTTTAAGGAACCCTTCTGACTCTGATACGtgttcttcctcttcctcttcctgtTCTTCACCCTTGTGCTCGAAGCATTCGCCCAATTCTTATTCAGAGCGGAATGCTTCAGGTTTCCCTGAAACAAGTGGTTCTCAAACTGATTGTGCAAATTCAGCAATGGAAGGTAATGGTTTTCGGGACAGACCACCCAGTGGTAGTAGCAGGCTGGTGGATTTGGGAGGCCAGAAAGGTGTTACTTTTTTGCATTCTGACTCGGCTAGACATTGTAGAAAGTTAGTGAATAGTAGTAGTTGTAGGCAGACTGACTCAGAGAGATTAGGATTAAATGCCTGCCGCGATGTACAGTCTGGCATATCTTTTAGAAAATCGGCAAGTGAACGAAGAGATTAGACGTTCAGTTATAATACATCAAGTTAATGAGTGGAAGTAAGAGTCTAGAGGGGGTTCTGCATGTAATATACGCCTATAGCTGGCTCTTTATAATGATCAGCCATGGCCATTTTTGTTACGCAGTATCCCTCATCAAACTAGTCCGTGGTTGGCTCAAAGGGATGGATTACCAAGCTAATTTGAAGCTTGATGCTGTTCTTGGTTGAGGCCAAACCTGAATGGCTGTTCTAGTGGAATGTTCTAGTCCCAGTGACCACCATCGTCTTAAATATGTTTATCATGTACCAAACAGGGGTAAAACAGCCTTCTATTTTTGGTcgtaaataataatatataccaCTTGAAAGTTTACATGGTTCAAGCAATTTCATGGATGTGGCAAAAGGCCACAGCAACTTTGCCTTCCCAAGTGatgtgtttttatttacttgttttggGCCGTCGATGGTGCCAATGGGTGCTTTTCTATTGTGAATCCAACGAACCCAAGTTTCCCTTTGAAATGTCTGGTGTGTTCATGCATAGAGAAGCCATGAACcttcaaatgaattttttaataataatatcaaaaacttaaaacagTGCAGGTAAGGAATtcgttgaaacttgaaagaagTAGGAGCTACAAATTGTTTATGACTTAAAATTGGAGCTGGGGAAAGAATTTGCTTTAGTGCTTGGCAACTTGATTAACAAAATGAAACGCTGCAAATAAGATCATCTCTAGCTCACTTTTGTTCAAACTGGCCCATTTAATTTAAGCTTGGTTTTTGTACATTGGGTCGATTtgggctttttttattttttggagaaacaaatgAAAAGGTGTGAAGAAGTGCCAGAGCCAAGAGACTTTAACTGGACTTGTTCACGAATGTAAATGGATCTGAAAATTCTTCCAACACTCATAGCCACTTGGGGGCATGTTTAATCAATTTTGGATCATCATAGTTTTCTATGACTGATCTACATTTTGGATCATCATGTTTAATgttaaccatttattttatgaaagtttttatgaaaaattaaaaaagctgtcaaaataattaattactttttcattttctaataaaaaatttcctaaaatgattCACTAATATATACCCTAAAAGCACATATTAATAAATCTCTTCTTTTAAATACAAACCTTGAACAGTTTTTCATGGGTATAAGTGTTTTTATCTCGCGCGTGCGAGTAGTAATCCTAGACACCTAGGCTTGTAACTATCGCAACGGATTCAAATCCGTTTCTATCTTATCCCAAAGACAATGCACGGTGCAGCAAGAAAAGTCAAGATGGAACAGTGAAACTTGACAAAAGGGGAAAGATTAGTAGGGTACGACCATGTGGGCAGGAACGAAGAATGGTCCACCTACCAAAAAAACCTACATACTCAAATGGGCCACACACAACAACCCTCCATACCCATTCGCTCAATTTCTTCTCCTTTATTATTGCCTCTAGATAAGAAGTAACTAAATTCATTGACTTTTTAGAGGGCCTGTATTATGGCACTGAATAGAAGCTTTGCACTCGCCACAAATTGcaacttcaaagttcaaactgtTGGACAATCAGCTCCGTACACGTTACTACTATCTTTTTATGACGCAGCCTGACTTTTCATATTCAGGAATTCGTcaattcatcaaaaaagaatGCACTGCCAAAGTTTGGACCCATTAAGCCTCTtttgagtttgaattggatagttaatttgaatttgatggtttatactttatattcCTTTGATTTCATATAGTATTAGATTGTTGTAGCTACAGTGTATATATTGGGTATCCCAATCAATTTGGAAGGCAGGGCTTAGGGGGTACTTTCAAGGTTAAACAGCAATCCATTATTTGGTGTAATGGTCcggatttcataaatatgagAGTAGTGCATTAATTACTCATATGAGAGTACTTTTCTCTTGCATTGAACAAAGTCCACAATGGGCTACTCTGGTCACATGCATTTTCTGAACGTGATTCAGCAGCAGCCCGCTCTAGTTGCTATCTCCCCAGCCACAAGCTAACAGAAATTTAATGCGTGTGTCTTTGCATGCTCATGCATGTGGGAAATTTGGGACCCTCATTTTCTAACTTCTTGCTATATAGACTCAGACAAGCAGACGCAGACTCATCTAGACACTTCTAGTTCTAGTACTTATTTGGGGATGCTAGTTTGATAAATGAGCCAGATTCAGTTGAGCTTTAAGGCTGTTTGAATTTTGCTAAAGTAATGCTAGAACCATCGAATTTGTCTCAATTTTGTACTACAATTCACAATGTGACGAGTTGTGATTGACAATGTGTTCCAATATGGCCTACAACTTGCCACGTGATGAGTTGTGCCACAAAATTATGCTAAGCTTAGTAGTCTTAGCATTACCCTTcagcttaataataataataataataataataataattagtgcTTCTTACTTTATAGTACTTAGCGTGCGTTTGCCTGAAGAGTTTTGTgcgttttgcttttttttggcTGGTCCCACGGCATTGTTTATAGTCTAGTCAACTTGTGAAAAACGCGTGAATAGTGTTTTgccttttaaaaattatttagttataatgttttcagcaataagttttcagttttcagcaaaataagcggtatttAAACAGACCGTTAGAGTAGTAGCTCAATCTTGTAgaggtagttttttttttttgggttaaagtaGATGCAGTGTTTTGACCTTTCCCCAAGTGGCCATAGAATTTTCCCACTAAAACTATTAATTCTCAATGACAGAATTAGTGGGCTCGTTCGAGTCAAGGACTCACGCGTCAACTCTGGAGCTCAAGCTCAAGCTCAACTTATTTGGCAAAGTACTATTTTGTTCTATTTTCAATTGAGGTAGCAAAAactaaatgatttttaaaaGGTGTTAGTAAGAACATATATAAAACAAGTAGTTGTGAAGTTGGTGAGATATACAAAAGCTTTATTTCAAACaaagatgtcaaaattttaaattttccatcttaaaaaaggaaaagaaaaaagaaagtaggTGAAATCATGCTTATCATgaataaaatattcttaattttattgagaaatatAGCTTGCAAGTTATTGATCTGAGCTCATGATTTACTTTCAAGTTAATTTGACTTAATCATAGATGAGTCTAAAACGTAGCTTAAAGCcttaaaactcaatttatttgaggcaaaaatactattttggtctctaTATTTTGGAGTTatagtcaatttagtccctattattttcaacttacagTTAATTTAGTCCATACTATTAATTCATTCATGGAAAATGCCTACGTGGCTAACGATGTGCATTGTTGGCATGTTTAATGCTGATGTGGCTactcataataataaaaaatgttaattaacaTTAAACAATACCATgtcaatattttaattaaaaattaaaacaaaataaaaaacgtaaaaaaaaaaaaaaatgaatttctcATATGGAATTGCTAAAACCATAGCCACTCATTACTAAAAGAATATCATTAGACATTGAAGTGGTATCCTTGCTCTATTCCTCTATCTCTACTTTTCTTGGACTACCCACTCGGTCTCTCCTTAGATTTGTGATGGTGTGAGGGTTTAAGTTGTTTGATGGTTCAAAATATGTCTCAGTTGtgattgaaatttgattttagggTCTGGTGGTGGTTCTAGATTGTGGGGGTGATGGTGGATATGGATTTGGTGGTGGGGCTAGATTGTTGGGGTGGTGGTAATTTGAGTTTGGTGGTGGCAGATCTGGattagtggtggtggtggtgatttggGGATGGTGGTGGCCTAGTGGATCTAGGTTAAGTGGTGATGAACCTAATTGCACGTGATATTGAATGGTTACCAACAAATTgcaagaaagtaaaaaagaaaattgaaaaaaaaaaagtgaaaatctCTTTGGTTACCAAGGAatgttatgaaaattaaaagaaaatgataaaattggtatataaaaagaaaattatttttaatgttgaTGTGGCTATTTTTTTCTATGTAATTCTGGTGTGGGcattaaaattttgacacatcaaCATTACATATGTTAACAGTGCACATCGCTAGCCACATAAGTATTTTCCGTTAATGAGTTAACAGTAGCGACCAAATTGAttataagttgaaaataacagagaccaaattgattactaccaaaatataaggatcaaattgactgtaactccaaaatgtagggacaaaaatagtgtttttgccttcattttattttaaaggacTGTATGGTGATATGTAAAAATGATagtattatttcttaaaaaaaaaatgatagtgtTATCATAAATCTGTATGGTATATATATGCTAATTCAactaaaaactatatatatatatatatatatatatatgaatgaaaataagctaattatTATAGTTTTGTCTTGCATCACATTTAACAAATAAGTTATCAAAAACTATGGGATACCAAACGGGcactaattaaaattaaattgagaaattaatatTAAGCTTATGCAGTATTTTGGTAGGAGGAACTTTTTGAATACTAGAAGATTTAAAGGTGTAACATTAATTTGAAGACTTTAGGAGCCATGACCCCTTTAGTACTCTCAAAGTGGATCTGCCACTGAATCCAGTCCCAAAAGAGTGTCGGCTGCTTGTTACACTTGTTATTTAACTCACTCACGCATTCATAGCAAAGCATGCACTTAATTGTAGCTTTTTCCACAAATctcaacaaaacaaagcatgagagggcaaaaaaaaaaaaagtcacaccGCCGCACCACCGCAGATCTAATCCCATCTCATCTGTCTAAGACATGTTGAAACAAGGAAGCAGCAACAGACAAAACCAGTCATAAGTTGTGGGCAAATCCAATCCAATGCAAATCTTTAATGCAATCCATTTCCTTCATGATTCAACAACCATTGCATGCTAGCTCTTCTTTTTCGGCAATAAAGATGTTTccattttgtttggaaaaaccTACAGATTTTGGCCAACTGGTTTGTTGTGCCACTTTTGCTAGCTATCATGAAAAAGTTTTCCACACGTATCGAGTAGTCATTAGATCTGGCTGATGATCATTATGATTTCTGAAGAAATTAAATTTCACTTCTTGGCTTCTTGCAATGTATAGATGTAACATAAAGAAAAAGTTACCGGAAGCTCGTATGCCTTTTTGATGTTAGGGGTGATGCAATAGTTTTTAgcacatgatatatatatatatatatatatatatattgatgtgtcacctaatctttaaaaaataataataaaaactaattctgatacttatttatttgtggacttttatatgtttactttcaTACCTTGTACTTGGTAAACTTATATGGGAGATACATTAAAAGTGGCAAATGTTGTACGTattaccttcttttttctttttctttttttttaattgtatgatacaatataaatttacattataccgtagaatttaaaagaagaatttccctttatttattatgtttatcACATTTATTGTCGCATCAACTTGCAAGgaatattttgtaataaaatttattatgtctttagtatttttcttttatttttgtatcaaCTATCAACATGTAGACAAGTGCCCTTATACAACGGCTCTCCATATTAAATCTTGTTTATTTCATCCATTTTATggttaatattaaattttataaatctaaaGACGTACAATCtatcatgtcatttaaaatatttaaaattttaaatgacataatCGCTTGTACactattatatttaaaaataaaaatcaaataataatagtCGAGTCAATTCTAGCTTAAAAgtcatatttttattagtttttgttatCTTTCAATGTTAACACGTTCCGGATtaaaaggaagaggaaagagTAAAATAGAAGTAAGCTATTATagttaagtaaaaaaaaaaagaagagagagcagaTGGGACCCTTTTGAAGCGTGCTTATCTAGTACACAAAGGCACCGCCACCCAGTAACAAAAGCCAACTTGAATTAACCTTGATCTTCTTCGTGTACAGTAATCTCGAGTCTACTTTATTGACTAAATATGGAAAGTTATATACTCTATTTTATTGGCATTTGGCGACTTCGCTGGATATACC contains the following coding sequences:
- the LOC115959223 gene encoding ubiquitin carboxyl-terminal hydrolase 16-like: MRDIGYILGFQSLFLVFIAAIGFLIRRKWRLSVARKAEIKRLLVLAAEEAARVELEATTGYGYGYSYSHSPADSVAAPAPAAAAPISTNYQCAVCYSPTTTRCARCKAVRYCSGKCQIAHWRQGHKDECRPPSVADRDGIDGGGLESEGGQHANPIKTFPEEPALYDSGCSDESPSEKVDGVKVEFVRDGKGTDSFSEASGDSFSGFSGSTTSGEVSDDASVGESSNESGGSDVNVPVDNPLDVLETTGVDNMNQVKKLSPKFASLVDSAGVHSKSSKLDKIKPDCSEGESQSVSTSSSGLGNSHSQGGSNAENCAVSSDFWGRTLESIGSTSDSPDNTALSNSDGSSKSKLSDSGSALHFSFNFSESTSPLHSQGAEIKGTVSDDALKGASRIPKRVDRAALSENISVHSPKGQNSVSLNSEGSSRTDNGTSSDSHTLKSREVKSMSSSSSYVHRSPSNPRDSMGTGDAYASNMPSSISARSKHVVNDLVSNSHPLKSREVGSFSSSAFDARLASCSEGHSVPVKYGKVDGVQASASIPSQVTNSSPNSRSGLKSSVQKVVNQFSGSKLSKHYPLKDECEVTKRYSEKELFPYKLFVKLYHCNKVELSPCGLFNCGNSCYANAVLQCLAFTPPLHAYFLQGLHSKACVKKEWCFTCELESLVLKAKEGSSPLSPIKILSQLQNIGSQLGNGREEDAHEFLRYAIDTMQSVCLKEAGLKASGSSEEETTLMGLTFGGYLRSKIKCTKCQGKSERHERMMDLTVEIEGDIGTLEEALKQFTATETLDGENKYQCSRCKSYERAKKKLTIMEAPNVLTIALKRFQSGKFGKLNKPIRFPEILDLAPFCSGTSDTSPIYRLYGVVVHLDIMNASFSGHYVCYVKNSQNKWFKIDDSSVTAVELERVLTKGAYLLLYARCSPRAPRLIRKRILSSDAKIKVIPSWFNGKNTSIPRSLSTHPSVAPNFSGSNSRDGSTGFVSFYTRYCQLQRILEEDSSSDNSSLLSHNSDEGSCSTDSTRDSASTDDFPDCIFGDSGHGWNSPLRNPSDSDTCSSSSSSCSSPLCSKHSPNSYSERNASGFPETSGSQTDCANSAMEGNGFRDRPPSGSSRLVDLGGQKGVTFLHSDSARHCRKLVNSSSCRQTDSERLGLNACRDVQSGISFRKSASERRD